In the genome of Arachis stenosperma cultivar V10309 chromosome 6, arast.V10309.gnm1.PFL2, whole genome shotgun sequence, the window GCAATAACTAGGAGATCAAAGTTCTAGCATCAACCAACAAAGTAAAAAAGTTAAGTCCTAAAGCTTTTCTCAACGGTAATGTTCTCCAATGCTGAATTTGGTGCCTCTAAGGTTGCATTGGCCACAAGATTTCCATCCTTAATCTTGACAGGGCTAACCTCAGAGAGAAGGTCCAAGCATGGTGGTGTTTCCCATGGCAAGGGTCCTTGACATAAATCTTGAACCATGGAGTAAGCATTACAATACCCCAAAAGAAATTGTTCAGTGACATCACTTGGATCATAAGCAAAAAGCTCATATTTGACCGGATTATAAGCTGAGAAGGCCTGCATCATCTCAATCAAACAATTTAACAAATCAAGATGGACATCAATCAATTGTACTAAGAAAAGATCAACTGAAAAGGTAGATGATTATACATACAGGATATCTAGGTGATGATGATTCAACAGATTGGGGACGAGGAAACTTCGATTTCAAGTCGGGAAACTGATGGATTATCATATTGATGTAGTGTTCTGACAAGTCAGTCGTGCCAGATGCCAGGCGAGACTCACATGCGGTCAGTCGAGAGAGCCAACGTGAAGCATCATTTAAGGCGTCCATGGCAAGGCGAAggccatggatggtggtgagaTCGCAGGAGAGAGCAATGCGGGTGGAGAGGGATCCGAGGTTGAAGAGAACAGAGGCCTTCTCCAAATGGATGTTATGCTGAGAAGAGTGCTGATGAGGGATGATGGCATTGTACCAAACAAAGATAGGTGGGTTGGGTGAGACATTCATAGGGAAGAAAGGCTCAATCATGCAAAGGTATTTCAAATAAAGGATGAGGCAATCACGGCGAAGGGGTAGCGAAAGGTCATCACGCAGCATCTCATTGCGCAATTTGTGTAGCATTTGGAGAAGGCCTTCTACTCTGTTTGCCACGCTCTCAGAGTATTTGAGGACAAAGTAACTGCGCAGGGACTCATAGAGATTCAAGGGCTCAGTCTTCTTCAAAGGAAGGAATCGAAGAATATCCGACAAGGACGAAGAAGACAACGAAGATGAGAGGATTGCCGAATCTGTTGGATAAGGAGGAGGTATATTCCATGGGTAAGCCACCAACTTTCCAAAGGACTCATAGAGATTCAAGAGCTCAGTCTTCTTCAAAGGAAGGAAGGACGAAGAAGACAACGAAGATGAGAGGATTGCCGAATCTGTTGGATAAGGAGGAGGCATATCCCAAGGGTAAGCCACCAGCTTTCCATCCTTCATAATCTTGAAAGGATTGTACTCGGAGAGGATGAGGTCAACGTACATTCGGGTTTGTATGTCGTATAGCTGGGTTTTCCTCGAGCAAATCCCTCTAACTAATATCTCAGTGACACATTCTGCATCATGATCAAGAGCACAAGATTCGACCCTTGAACAAACATGAGGTCGTTCGGATTGGGGTAGGATGGATGATTCCCTCTGACGAGCCTCCGCGTATAAGAATGCCAGCTTCTGTTTAAGACGAGTTAACCAGGTTCGGTCAAAAGAGCGCAAATGTTTCCGTGCAGCCAAATCATTCTTTATCATTGGATACGCTCTACGATAAAGATTATAAAcctacatcatcatcatcatcatcaattcatcatcaTTAGAATGAAAAATAAGTGTAAAATCATCAATCAAGAGTGAAGACTGACCGATATAAACGCTAGGGCACATCGGTGTTGTTGGAAAGCGTAACCGGCGTCGTTTTTGTTGAGGAGTTCGTGTAATTCGAGCTCGGAAGCCTGAGCGGAGAAGAGGAGGTGCAGAAACTCGGCGAAGAGGAAAGTTAAATCGAGGGTGGCGTAGACCACGTGCTTGGCAAAAAATTGCAGGAGTTTGCGGAAGAAATTGGCGGCAACTTTGAAGGCTTCCATTGCAAGGTGACGGCCAAGGGCGGTGGTACGGTCGCAAGAGGCAGCAATCTGGCTGTAGATGGCTCCGAGGTTGAAGAGAACAGCGGCCTTCTCCAATTGGATGCCGTTAAGCTG includes:
- the LOC130935904 gene encoding uncharacterized protein LOC130935904, with product MNNDDRELLNPETMLSIPLKKTDPVELYLPLRKLVASKYSESDAQKVESILETLNKCRWDMVERRADLSLPMQRDCLIHYFKCLSMVEPLFTSISSDADPILFVWYDAFKPDHRDGVSSQLNGIQLEKAAVLFNLGAIYSQIAASCDRTTALGRHLAMEAFKVAANFFRKLLQFFAKHVVYATLDLTFLFAEFLHLLFSAQASELELHELLNKNDAGYAFQQHRCALAFISVYNLYRRAYPMIKNDLAARKHLRSFDRTWLTRLKQKLAFLYAEARQRESSILPQSERPHVCSRVESCALDHDAECVTEILVRGICSRKTQLYDIQTRMYVDLILSEYNPFKIMKDGKLVAYPWDMPPPYPTDSAILSSSLSSSSFLPLKKTELLNLYESFGKLVAYPWNIPPPYPTDSAILSSSLSSSSLSDILRFLPLKKTEPLNLYESLRSYFVLKYSESVANRVEGLLQMLHKLRNEMLRDDLSLPLRRDCLILYLKYLCMIEPFFPMNVSPNPPIFVWYNAIIPHQHSSQHNIHLEKASVLFNLGSLSTRIALSCDLTTIHGLRLAMDALNDASRWLSRLTACESRLASGTTDLSEHYINMIIHQFPDLKSKFPRPQSVESSSPRYPAFSAYNPVKYELFAYDPSDVTEQFLLGYCNAYSMVQDLCQGPLPWETPPCLDLLSEVSPVKIKDGNLVANATLEAPNSALENITVEKSFRT